The following nucleotide sequence is from Siniperca chuatsi isolate FFG_IHB_CAS linkage group LG2, ASM2008510v1, whole genome shotgun sequence.
CTTCACCACTGTGGCAGTCATGCTGTTCACCTACTCCAGAATACTGAGGGCTTTAAACATCCGCATTGGCTCCCACATGAAGAAGAGCCAACGGTTCAGGGGCCCCTCCTGCAGCGGGCGCgacaagagacagagaaaaaagaaggcGGCGCTCAGAATGAATGATTGTAGGGAGGGTGGAGGGGAGCAGTGCACCACAGATGGTACCAAACAGCGCAGCCACCCTCCCCTCATCccttccccctcccccaccccaaCAGCAACCTCCCCTGCCCTGTCCTCTTCTGCCCCGCTCGTCACCCCTGACACGGGAGCTGCGACCCCCATGCCCGCCACCATGGGCGTCCAGGCCTCCGTGTCGGCCATCATTGCCCTGAGGCGGGCAGTGCGGCGACACAGGGATCGGCGAGAGCGACAGAGGCGGGTGTTCAGGATGTCCCTCATCATTATCACCACCTTCTTAGGCTGTTGGGCTCCCCTCTCTGTGACCAATGTGCTAATCCTGGGCATAGGCCCCAGTGACGCCCTGGTCAGCTTACGCCTCTGGTTCTTAGCCCTGGCCTACGGCACCACTGTCTCCCACCCTCTGCTCTACGCCTTCACCCGACAGAAACTGCGCCGTGCCCTCCGTGCCAAGGTTAAGAAGAGGGTGGTGTCCTTGCTCCAGGTAGACCCTTCACCTGGGGGCACCGTCATACACAACTCCTGGGTAGAGAACAGAAAAACCAGCCGGCAGGTGCGGCTGGAAGCAAGTGAAGGCACTGACCGCTGCCTGGCAGAGGTCCTGTGAGACTGACACACATGGGCCGGGCTAGTATaattaaaatccagaatagagtCACAGGTGTGTTCCATTATGAAACTCACTGGTGCATGAAGCCAgtgaaagaaatgtgaaaaacacatttccaccTCTGGGAGATGATTTAATGTAACCACCAGCAGCAAGCCCATGCTAAACACAGCTAACAGTCACCTCAGGCAGCAGTGAGAGCAGGATGCTGTCGTCACTGCGGTGCGCACAGCCTCTGCAGCTGAAAAAGATCAtataacaacaaacacacaagtgtaTATAATGTGCACTCTGTCAAATAGTGAAGTCTGTTTACATATGAAGTTGTAAGATCGAGCGTTCTTAGTGATGCTTACCTAATTGCTCCAAAGAGTGTGTTTAGCCAGCAGATGATCTGATCTGCCAACCACTCAAATGCTCCAagacagctttaaaaaaaatgttaacacaTTTCGAACAcgtaaataattttaaaaaactctgaatgtatttaatattgtcTCAGCATTCATTCTGCTCTGAAAGTTTGGCTACATTGTATGTTGTGTATTCTGAACTAAAGGAGGAACATGTGGATATTTGAGACATAATGAGTACTACATGAAAAATGGTGATGAGATGTAAATGCGTCAGGGTTTAGGAGGCTGGGTCCACAGAGAGGTGAGGAACAAGTTAGAGAACAATTAAAAGATAGTGTGAAATATTAAATGCAGTTTTGCTTTAGCTTAAGTAGTTGTTAAATGGTCAATGTTACAGTGTCGAAATCTTGCAAAGCTCCATCAAATAAGTGCAACTCTTTTGCTCCCCAATTTGTATCTAATGGTGTAATATCGCATTGATGTTTTGCATTTACTGCTGGGAGAAGGTAAGCACAAtgtttaaagtaatagtttgaaattttgggaaataggctcatttgctttcttgcagagagttagatgagaagatcgataccactctcacatcagtgcggtaaatatgaagctacagccaacagccggttagcttagcttagcacaaagactggaaacagggggaaacagctagcttggctcagCCCAAAAAACCCTGTTTTTACACGTaaggtttttgtatggattaaacaaatgtgatataacatgttactctcagacagagccaggctagtttgTTTCCCCCTTTTCAACTCTTTATGGTAagataagctaactggctgctgactgTAACTTCACATTTTGCGTACTGAGAGTGCTCTCAGCAATCAAGCGAATAAGCATCTAGCTAGTCTAACTAGTTctttaaatagtaaaaaaaaaagtcaattttatGATTTATCAAATGTCGAAAGAATTATGGGTAAAGTCAGCTGCCTGTGCTGAAGTAGCTAGTTGGGTTGACACTGTAAAATGGATAGGTGacagacaaaataacaggaaaaccTTTCAGTATAATGCGGTCCAGTACATCACCAAAAACTACAATCTCAAAAAGAACAACAataatcaacacctctctcaCACATTCTCAGCAAAAACTGAATGCTGACAGTCTCATGAAAAATAGTATTCATTGCAAGTCTATTgttttggattgcattatatttaaGGTGTCCCTGTGGATCAGGTTTGGGTTTTGGCATGCTGGAAGCATGCAGTTCTCTTTTGAAAAAACATTCATGTACATGCTGTAAATACTGACCAGATCTAAATTTATTACATGTGAAATCTACAGTTCTTGTCACTTGGTCTGTATGGGATTATCTGACTTTTCTAGATTCGAGGAGTGTTTCAGTTGCAGCTGGCTTGTCCAGACATGTGCTCCCATGGGTCAACTCAACCTTAGTGTCCAGCAGTAACTGTCACTACAGCCATATACTGACAGATTGGTGGGATTATTAATAGGACTAGTGTTTGCTGTTGACTTTGTTCTACCTGCTTGTGCGTTCACTGCTCTAATGCTGTACTCACACTGGGGCTCATTTCAGAGGCCATGTgatttcttacacacacacacacacacacacacacacacacacacacacacacacacaattggtGTGTTCTTGAATGTAAACACACgatatatattatactgtatgtacaccaAGAATATGCTATCTTTCTAAGTTTTCTTCATggtattgtttttatgtgactGTATCACCATGCAATGTTGAattatatcaataaatatgaagTGCTGAGGTCTTGAGTTTCTGCCTTTGTTCTGTGCTCATGTCTGAATGAATCcatgtatgtatatttctgACCAAGGAGTTCTAAGGCTTTATCTGGATAAAAAGCCCTGGCCTCGGGTGTAGCTGTAATAACAGCATTTTTCCTTTGACTCAAAAGGAAACCTGCTGTGAGGGAAAGAGGACAATGTACAGCACTGTCCATATATCTCACATGATTATTCTCTCTGTACCTGAAGGGACACACAGTGATATACTGCTGAGCCAAAGAACACTAAGTCCTCCTGGACACAACCACACATTGTTGCAATAAATAAACAGCTCGTGCTGAACCTTCATTGTGATTCTCCGTGTTGAACAGAGACTGCATTTTGCATATGACATACTGTTGGTGCACTTATAACTATCAGAAAGCAGCCAATAATATAGTGAGTAGGTGGTGCAATTTGTGTGTTAATTTTAGCATTGTCTTGTCACTGTTGGCATGGCAAAATCAAACTCTAAACTTTAAGCTTCATGAGGGGAAGCCATACTGTTTCAGTGGGTGCATCCCTGTTCAGTTTAGGTGCCCTCAGTAGGCATTGAGCACCTACAGCACCTGGCAGTGCTCGTGTCATGCTCCTCCCAGTGAGCTATACTAAACTCactatttaaaaatctgtcagcATGCTGCTTGAAAACTATGCGTTGGCTTTGTGTTGCGTGGGAGGGAGGCGCTACAGACCTCTGCAGTATGGGAAAAAGAAGGTCATCTATGTGGGATGAAGCCTGCAGGGCAAAGCAATACAGCAACACTTAAACCTGCTGAGAACAAGCAGGCCACTActtgtgatgatttttttcattttaatataatttttggTCCAAGTCAAATAACAATTATAAATcctaaacaaatgaaaataatgagccATTAACATTGACAGAGACATCCTTTTCTATAATAAAGCCAGTACAACTCAAGGGGGACCTCTATCGTTATTATCCGACATTGCACTAAAGTCTCGTACAAGCCGAAATAGCTCAGTTGGGAGAGCGTTAGACTGAAGATCTAAAGGTCCCTGGTTCGATCCCGGGTTTCGGCAGAAGGATACTGCTTTTAATGAAAACACTACACTTTCATGTCAATTAACGTATAGTGAAACTAATAGAAAGAAAACGTAGAATTAAGGACATATGAGTCAGTCTCATTGACAAATCTGTGGAACAAACATTATCAGATAAGCAAACATTATCAGATCTGCAAGGAACAAATACTCTGGGCTATGTCTGCATTCTTTGCATGGCAGCAAAGCATTTTTAAAGCTGTATGGTAAAAGGGAACATGTAGTACTGAAGCAGAAACCCCCACTGTGAGGCAAACAGCATGATGATAATGTTCAGTACTGTACATTAGAAGCTCAGCTAAATGGACACTGAGCAGATCATGCTGCTGATATGAACACTCAGTGCTCTTCCAAACAACCAGAAATTGTTGAAGTGAATCTAGACACAATAAACCTTTTCACTATTTGAATTACATGAGCTCAGACCGTTGAGCGGTTAGTGAAAATGCCTTCAGGGCAGAGAGACCCTAATAGAATTAGTTAATCTGCCACAGTTCTGCCACACATGCTGCATCTGTAATGGCTCCAGCATCATGACTGACCTCTTCCATCATGGACTCGTCTGGCAAAATGTATGGCAGCATCTGGGCCATGTCATCTGGCCCAGTTTCTGCCCCAGTCTCTTCCCAGCCCGTCAACACCCCGAGATTTGAACTTTATGATTTGAACATCCTAACTTGCACAAGTACAGCTCAAGGTCACCGTTGAGGAAGCTCTAAATCTAATGGATGTTTTTACGAAGGATGTCTTGGGTCATAACTTCTAAAGatcactttcattttcacttccaaATAAGTATTAATATTACACATATGGCCCTGTTTAAAATCAGTGCTGCTGTTTGGACTCCATGTagtgttgtcactgtgagtatCATATGAATGATGGACTGATGATGCATTAAAATCCCAATTCAAAACCCCTGTCTTCTCTAGCTTTTAGCTTTTGTGTCTACATGATTTTCTGTATGTGCCAGTGCCAGTATACTTTCTGCCTCTATCTctcacttgttttttgttttttttcccacgTCAGATTTTTAAGGCTTTTTCTCTTCTTACTAAATGTGTACAGCACTTTAGCCAACATGTTTTTAATCTGCTTCATAAACAGGACTTttgtaaccccccccc
It contains:
- the LOC122888732 gene encoding G-protein coupled receptor 22-like, whose translation is METDSYTSGLATTDWVGTVAGLEGMGVLQEQGGGGSSSSPASWYMPYSLGFQVSLTAFLMLELVLGFSSNLTVLVLYCSQSNLVDSVSNMVTVNLHVLDVAVCVLCLPLTVVVVLLPPGPNLALLCCFHEACVTFASIATAINILVISLDRYDISVRPANRLLTTRRASLLLAAVWVTSVAVFFIPFLEVQWSSGEGAEERGQVTPLSLSSHGISATVVPAWRNRTLLCVGTQGYHTGLGMYYHLILQVPIFFTTVAVMLFTYSRILRALNIRIGSHMKKSQRFRGPSCSGRDKRQRKKKAALRMNDCREGGGEQCTTDGTKQRSHPPLIPSPSPTPTATSPALSSSAPLVTPDTGAATPMPATMGVQASVSAIIALRRAVRRHRDRRERQRRVFRMSLIIITTFLGCWAPLSVTNVLILGIGPSDALVSLRLWFLALAYGTTVSHPLLYAFTRQKLRRALRAKVKKRVVSLLQVDPSPGGTVIHNSWVENRKTSRQVRLEASEGTDRCLAEVL